Proteins co-encoded in one Candidatus Neomarinimicrobiota bacterium genomic window:
- a CDS encoding TlpA family protein disulfide reductase, which translates to MTKRFYLIAVTLLIFSGADSATPFIPLQGNVTSYRLKTLGGKKISLKDYRGSPLLINFWATWCAPCRKEFPIIKEIEKKFGKDGLVVLAVNVDDTRTISGVKSFVSAHSLKFTIPLDPNRKLFNSFHGTSLPLTLLIDASGNVIRTYSGFLGAWEEDINRLLSELVTNASSQKAE; encoded by the coding sequence ATGACTAAGCGTTTTTACTTGATTGCTGTAACTCTTTTAATTTTCTCCGGTGCGGACAGCGCAACGCCGTTTATTCCTTTGCAAGGGAACGTCACAAGTTACAGGTTGAAGACCCTGGGGGGAAAGAAGATAAGCCTGAAGGACTACAGGGGAAGTCCTTTACTTATAAATTTCTGGGCGACTTGGTGCGCTCCTTGCAGAAAGGAGTTTCCAATAATTAAAGAGATAGAAAAAAAATTCGGCAAGGATGGTCTTGTAGTTCTCGCAGTGAATGTAGATGATACCAGAACAATTTCCGGTGTCAAATCATTTGTATCGGCGCATTCTCTTAAATTCACAATTCCTCTGGATCCTAACAGGAAACTTTTCAACAGTTTCCATGGTACATCATTGCCGCTGACGCTGCTTATAGATGCTTCCGGTAATGTGATAAGGACATATTCGGGCTTTTTAGGCGCATGGGAAGAAGATATTAACCGGCTGTTGTCTGAGTTGGTGACAAACGCTTCATCGCAAAAGGCGGAATAA
- a CDS encoding redoxin domain-containing protein, with amino-acid sequence MKAKKVMKSVSSLLLAVLISSTAHAQYKVGDVVSDFTLQSYNSTTKSFDGSTISFFDYSGDVVLLTFWFFGCPPCVEEAPVIQAELWEKYKDRNFQVLSIGFRESVENAELWVGFYLITHLVVIDEGSVFESYSGNLGFATFPLNAIVGSDGRLLYSEVAFDLETLDEIINSNTVIVSIDDEPANIPDKLTLHPAYPNPFNPSTTISFDLNARSSLNLKIFDQLGREVITLYSGTLERGNHSYTWNGRDNNGKKVSSGIYFSQLQVGELHRVRKVTLLK; translated from the coding sequence ATGAAAGCGAAAAAGGTGATGAAATCTGTCTCTTCACTGCTTTTGGCAGTATTGATTTCTTCCACTGCTCATGCGCAGTACAAGGTGGGCGACGTTGTGTCTGATTTCACCTTACAAAGCTACAATAGCACCACAAAAAGTTTTGATGGCTCCACGATTTCATTTTTCGACTATAGCGGAGATGTTGTGCTCCTCACATTCTGGTTCTTCGGTTGTCCTCCATGTGTAGAGGAGGCGCCGGTCATACAGGCGGAGCTGTGGGAGAAGTATAAAGACAGAAATTTTCAAGTTTTGTCGATTGGTTTCAGGGAATCGGTTGAAAACGCGGAGCTGTGGGTGGGTTTTTATCTAATTACGCATTTAGTTGTGATAGACGAAGGAAGTGTATTTGAGAGCTATAGTGGTAATTTAGGCTTTGCAACCTTTCCGCTCAACGCAATCGTAGGTTCCGACGGCCGCTTATTATATTCAGAAGTTGCCTTTGACCTTGAGACGTTAGACGAGATCATAAATAGTAATACTGTAATTGTGTCTATTGATGATGAACCGGCAAATATACCCGATAAACTCACACTTCACCCGGCGTATCCGAACCCATTCAACCCTTCAACGACAATATCCTTTGATCTCAACGCTCGATCAAGCCTGAATTTGAAAATATTCGACCAGCTCGGCAGGGAGGTAATCACCCTTTATAGCGGAACTCTCGAACGAGGGAATCATTCTTATACCTGGAACGGTAGAGACAATAATGGGAAGAAAGTCTCCTCGGGAATTTATTTTTCACAGCTGCAAGTGGGAGAGCTGCATAGGGTGCGAAAGGTAACTCTCTTAAAATGA